A single genomic interval of Nostoc commune NIES-4072 harbors:
- a CDS encoding Dps family protein, producing MSETQTLLRNFGNVYDNPVLLDHSVTAPVTEGFNVVLASFQALYLQYQKHHFVVEGSEFYSLHEFFNESYNQVQDHVHEIGERLDGLGGVPVATFSKLAELTCFEQESEGVYSSRQMVENDLAAEQAIIGVIRRQAAQAESLGDRGTRYLYEKILLKTEERAYHLSHFLAKDSLTLGFVQAAQS from the coding sequence ATGTCTGAAACACAAACTTTGTTACGGAATTTTGGTAATGTATATGACAACCCTGTGTTGTTGGATCACAGCGTAACTGCTCCAGTGACAGAAGGATTCAACGTTGTATTAGCTAGTTTCCAGGCACTATACTTGCAGTACCAAAAGCATCATTTTGTAGTTGAAGGCTCAGAATTTTACTCTCTGCATGAGTTTTTTAACGAAAGCTACAACCAAGTACAAGACCACGTTCATGAAATTGGAGAACGTTTGGATGGACTGGGTGGTGTGCCAGTAGCGACCTTCAGCAAATTAGCAGAATTAACCTGTTTTGAACAAGAATCTGAAGGTGTATACTCTTCTCGCCAGATGGTGGAAAATGACCTAGCTGCCGAACAAGCAATCATTGGCGTAATTCGTCGTCAAGCTGCTCAGGCAGAAAGTTTGGGCGATCGGGGTACACGCTATCTGTACGAAAAGATTTTGTTGAAAACTGAGGAACGTGCATATCATTTATCTCACTTCCTCGCTAAAGACAGCTTAACTTTAGGGTTTGTCCAAGCTGCTCAAAGCTAA
- a CDS encoding Asr1405/Asl0597 family protein, with product MKSFSSEIESSHLVEVNWADRWQVYQRLKELDIPCSCQANQPLQVEISSPMTAVQLWSVIRRLTASRQDQIWTLEHCWKSRYQQF from the coding sequence TTGAAATCGTTTAGTTCAGAAATAGAAAGCAGCCACCTTGTAGAGGTGAATTGGGCAGATCGCTGGCAAGTCTATCAACGCCTAAAGGAGTTAGACATTCCCTGTAGTTGTCAGGCTAACCAGCCATTGCAAGTTGAAATTAGCTCTCCTATGACAGCTGTTCAACTTTGGAGTGTGATACGGCGATTAACAGCCTCTCGCCAAGACCAGATTTGGACTCTTGAGCACTGCTGGAAAAGTCGCTACCAACAGTTCTAA
- a CDS encoding (2Fe-2S) ferredoxin domain-containing protein: MGASHSMEVSQFCLEGRFIDFVIKDGYKLKGLMLGTHEGESYIKLAKHLRAAFDLRLPPGTWLQVAGYKEYDIKKDKVTLKAERVMAARSEMATVQSIAAPQEPPSIDNAKVKPAKTKATILVCQKSDCMKRGGKAVCQALEAALSDRGLEDQVTIKGTGCMKNCKAGPNLVMPDKTRHSRIQATQVPALMDKHFGDKSLETQPENLKEAAIFNAKFC; encoded by the coding sequence ATGGGTGCATCTCACAGTATGGAAGTATCGCAGTTTTGCCTTGAGGGCAGATTTATAGATTTTGTTATTAAAGATGGCTATAAGCTTAAAGGCTTAATGCTGGGGACTCATGAGGGTGAGTCTTATATTAAACTCGCTAAACATTTACGGGCTGCTTTTGACTTGCGCTTACCACCAGGGACTTGGCTGCAAGTTGCTGGTTATAAAGAATACGATATAAAAAAAGACAAAGTTACACTGAAAGCTGAACGTGTGATGGCGGCGCGTTCTGAAATGGCGACAGTTCAAAGCATCGCCGCACCACAAGAACCCCCATCTATTGATAATGCCAAGGTAAAACCAGCTAAAACTAAAGCCACGATTTTGGTCTGTCAAAAATCTGATTGTATGAAACGCGGTGGTAAAGCAGTTTGTCAGGCGTTGGAGGCGGCTTTAAGCGATCGCGGTTTAGAAGACCAAGTTACAATCAAAGGCACTGGTTGTATGAAGAATTGTAAAGCTGGGCCAAACTTAGTTATGCCAGATAAAACGCGCCATAGCCGAATTCAAGCTACACAGGTTCCGGCGTTGATGGATAAGCATTTTGGTGACAAGAGTTTAGAAACGCAGCCTGAGAATTTAAAGGAAGCAGCGATATTTAATGCTAAGTTTTGCTGA
- a CDS encoding ribbon-helix-helix protein, CopG family, translating to MSNLSVQLPDSLYKSLQELAKQDGISIDQFVATAVAEKIAALTTEIYLGGLAKRGSREKYDAVLAKVPDIEPESCDRLPTG from the coding sequence ATGAGCAACCTGAGCGTCCAGCTTCCTGACTCTTTGTACAAAAGTTTGCAGGAACTTGCTAAACAAGACGGCATTTCTATCGATCAGTTTGTGGCGACAGCAGTTGCGGAGAAAATCGCTGCACTAACAACTGAAATTTATCTAGGGGGGTTAGCAAAGCGAGGCAGTCGAGAAAAATACGACGCAGTTTTAGCTAAAGTACCAGATATTGAACCGGAATCTTGCGATCGCTTACCCACAGGCTAA
- a CDS encoding putative toxin-antitoxin system toxin component, PIN family — protein sequence MRPIIVFDTNVLLSAIGWKGSPYHCIDLARQVRVKGLICPEILDELTEKLEKKLKFTPIQVIQTIADLLSFLRLVTIANTLNFLTTDPNDNMVLECAVVGNATYIVTGDKRHLLPLGSYQGIAIVSARDFLTLVIPE from the coding sequence GTGCGACCAATAATAGTGTTTGATACAAATGTTTTGCTCTCTGCTATTGGCTGGAAAGGTAGTCCTTATCACTGTATTGATTTGGCACGCCAAGTCCGGGTAAAAGGTTTAATTTGTCCAGAAATACTTGATGAACTAACCGAGAAGTTAGAAAAGAAGTTGAAATTTACGCCTATTCAAGTAATTCAGACAATAGCTGATTTGCTTAGTTTTCTACGACTAGTCACAATTGCCAACACTTTAAATTTTCTCACTACTGACCCAAACGATAACATGGTACTAGAATGCGCCGTTGTTGGGAATGCGACTTATATTGTTACGGGCGACAAGCGGCATTTGTTACCTCTGGGCAGTTATCAAGGTATTGCAATTGTTAGTGCCAGAGATTTTCTGACTTTGGTTATACCTGAATAA
- a CDS encoding toxin-antitoxin system HicB family antitoxin, producing the protein MGNLSVQLPDSLYKSLQELAKQDGISIDQFVATAVVEKIAALTTEIYLRELAKRGSREKYDAVLAKAPDIEPGSCDRLPTA; encoded by the coding sequence ATGGGCAACCTGAGCGTCCAGCTTCCTGACTCTTTGTACAAAAGTTTGCAGGAACTTGCTAAACAAGACGGCATTTCTATCGATCAGTTTGTGGCGACAGCAGTTGTGGAGAAAATCGCTGCACTCACAACTGAAATTTATCTAAGGGAGTTAGCAAAGCGAGGCAGTCGAGAAAAATACGACGCAGTTTTAGCGAAAGCACCAGATATTGAACCGGGATCTTGCGATCGCTTACCCACAGCCTAA
- a CDS encoding type II toxin-antitoxin system RelE family toxin: MSYEVKFSKGAKKQFRKLPLDVQQRIQTKINELAIEPRPNGVKKLQGDDNSYRLRVGDYRVIYEVVDNVLIVTVIKVGHRSNIYKDES; this comes from the coding sequence GTGAGTTACGAAGTTAAATTTTCCAAGGGTGCGAAAAAGCAGTTTCGCAAACTACCTCTAGACGTACAACAGCGCATACAAACTAAAATCAACGAATTGGCAATAGAACCTCGTCCAAACGGGGTAAAAAAATTACAAGGTGATGATAATTCATATCGTCTTCGAGTAGGAGATTATCGAGTTATTTATGAAGTAGTTGATAATGTTTTGATTGTAACTGTAATTAAAGTAGGACATCGTAGCAATATTTATAAAGATGAAAGTTAG
- a CDS encoding restriction endonuclease subunit R: MVQTIQAKEITLLELENSFGLQLVEDDQFFREWQDNLPEITNTEKQQLDRVKSSYANLLKYPPLLENTVKMVVLSPLLDLADFYLSPFHVKSEKSVEVTADDEGVTVKGQIDVLILFEQLVVIVIESKQAAFSVEVGKAQLLAYMLALSNTDKPIYGLITNGGSFIFVKLVKQDTPKYALSRLFYIFNPGNELYTVLRVLKGLGKLATNDN; encoded by the coding sequence ATGGTTCAAACAATACAGGCTAAAGAAATTACCCTGCTTGAGTTAGAGAACAGCTTTGGACTGCAATTGGTTGAGGATGACCAATTTTTTAGGGAGTGGCAAGATAACTTACCAGAAATAACTAACACCGAAAAACAGCAACTCGACCGAGTTAAGTCCAGTTATGCCAATTTACTCAAGTATCCTCCTCTGTTAGAAAACACCGTCAAGATGGTGGTGCTGTCTCCCTTGCTAGATTTAGCAGACTTTTATTTATCGCCGTTTCATGTCAAATCTGAAAAGTCTGTAGAAGTTACTGCTGATGATGAAGGCGTAACGGTCAAAGGACAGATTGATGTTTTAATTTTATTTGAACAGCTAGTAGTAATAGTCATAGAGTCCAAACAAGCAGCTTTTTCTGTAGAAGTGGGTAAAGCACAGTTACTAGCTTATATGCTGGCATTATCTAACACGGATAAACCAATATACGGATTAATTACCAATGGCGGTAGCTTTATTTTCGTGAAGTTAGTTAAACAAGATACACCAAAGTATGCCTTGTCTCGCTTATTCTATATCTTCAATCCTGGGAATGAGTTATATACAGTTTTGCGTGTATTGAAGGGTCTGGGTAAATTGGCGACAAATGACAATTAG
- a CDS encoding tetratricopeptide repeat protein has protein sequence MNPQNKPKSLQDILKQRQQSGFVGREDQVNQFRQNLTLSPEDNRRRFLYNVWGQGGVGKSTLLRQFRKIADEAKIISAYIDEAEKTVPEVMGRLAEELERQGHKLTQFTERYKVYRQKRQELETDPEAPQGFSAFVGKTVFKTGVRLARRVPVGGAVFDLVDEDAFATQAGEWASYVAKKITNKDEVRLVQEPEEVLTPLFLQDIFKIAKETTVVLFFDTYERTGEFLDNWLREILEGRHGEVSLNILITIAGRHELDKNHWASYEGLIVRFPLEPFTEEEAQQYLTRKGITDNRIIEVILRLSGNLPLLVGMLADAHPNDPNQVIEPSSSAVERFLKWVDDPKRQQVALDAAIPRCLNRDVMAKLRGEEEADELFSWLKETSFVNERTDGWAYHDVVKTQMLRHKRLSSPQGWADIHGKLADYYHSLRNDLQLEEEEKQRDPSWQSHTLNVLYHNLCQSPQRNLSVSLNQFLAALKNQRKFAQQYAETMLQAGKDADSAEVQRWGEQLVNGLKAYEEDVYQVTLEMFTAVLQNSRIEVKWQPIALGWRGETYRLMKRYPEALQDFDCAIELDPKYDWAIAHRGETYLLMKQYTEALQDFDRAIELNPKLHWAIVHRGETYLLMKQYTEALQDFDRAIELDPKYAWTLKFRGRTYHLMERYTEALQDFDRAIELNPKFDWAIANRGETYRSKERYAEALQDFNRAIELDPKHDWAIASRGQTFLQLKQYNEALADFNRAIGLKSHDDWYLYDRALTYLALNQANKAQIDLALAIKLAKQHYEKDTKDWRNTFNLALYYLAAHYTQPAEQLYRYTLSQGASLERIRIAIQDLNDFLTVFPNHVQATSMRQLLQSSLT, from the coding sequence ATGAACCCGCAAAACAAGCCCAAGAGTCTACAAGATATTCTTAAGCAGCGCCAGCAATCAGGTTTTGTGGGTCGTGAAGACCAAGTAAACCAATTTCGCCAAAATTTAACATTATCCCCAGAAGACAATCGCCGTCGTTTTCTGTATAACGTTTGGGGTCAAGGCGGAGTTGGTAAAAGTACCCTGCTGCGACAGTTTCGTAAAATTGCTGACGAAGCAAAAATCATTTCGGCTTACATCGATGAAGCTGAAAAAACTGTACCAGAAGTCATGGGTCGTTTAGCTGAAGAGTTAGAACGGCAAGGTCATAAACTAACGCAGTTTACAGAACGCTACAAAGTTTACCGTCAAAAGCGCCAAGAATTAGAAACCGATCCAGAAGCTCCTCAAGGTTTTTCGGCTTTTGTAGGCAAAACTGTCTTTAAAACTGGTGTGCGTCTAGCGCGTCGAGTTCCCGTTGGCGGCGCTGTATTTGACTTGGTAGATGAGGATGCTTTTGCTACCCAAGCCGGAGAATGGGCATCTTATGTTGCAAAGAAAATAACAAATAAAGATGAGGTGCGCTTAGTTCAAGAACCTGAAGAAGTGCTAACCCCGTTATTTTTGCAAGATATTTTTAAAATTGCAAAAGAAACTACTGTTGTTTTGTTTTTTGATACTTATGAACGCACCGGGGAATTCTTAGATAACTGGCTACGGGAAATTTTGGAGGGTCGCCACGGTGAAGTCTCTCTCAATATATTGATAACCATCGCCGGTCGGCATGAATTAGATAAAAATCATTGGGCATCTTATGAGGGGTTAATAGTTCGTTTCCCTCTGGAACCCTTTACAGAAGAAGAAGCCCAACAATATCTAACTCGCAAAGGCATTACAGACAATCGCATTATTGAAGTGATTTTGCGCCTTTCTGGAAACTTACCCCTGCTAGTGGGAATGCTAGCAGATGCTCATCCTAACGACCCAAACCAGGTAATTGAGCCTAGCAGTAGTGCTGTAGAACGCTTTTTAAAATGGGTTGATGATCCTAAACGGCAACAAGTGGCGCTTGATGCTGCCATTCCTCGGTGTTTGAATCGGGATGTTATGGCCAAGTTGAGAGGAGAAGAAGAAGCGGATGAACTGTTTAGTTGGCTGAAAGAAACATCCTTTGTTAACGAACGTACCGATGGCTGGGCTTATCATGATGTTGTCAAAACCCAAATGTTACGCCACAAGCGCCTTTCATCGCCGCAAGGTTGGGCTGACATACATGGCAAGTTAGCAGACTATTATCACAGCCTGCGGAACGATCTGCAATTGGAAGAAGAGGAAAAACAGCGCGATCCTAGCTGGCAAAGTCACACATTAAATGTGTTGTACCACAACTTATGTCAGTCACCGCAAAGGAATTTATCTGTATCTCTGAATCAATTTCTTGCTGCACTCAAAAATCAACGCAAATTTGCCCAACAATATGCAGAAACGATGCTTCAGGCTGGTAAAGATGCGGATTCTGCTGAAGTTCAGCGTTGGGGTGAGCAACTAGTAAATGGGTTAAAAGCTTATGAGGAGGACGTTTATCAAGTTACGTTGGAAATGTTTACCGCAGTCCTACAAAATTCTAGGATTGAAGTTAAATGGCAACCAATTGCTTTAGGTTGGCGCGGTGAAACTTACCGCTTAATGAAGCGTTACCCAGAAGCCCTACAAGACTTTGACTGCGCCATTGAACTTGACCCCAAATATGACTGGGCGATTGCACATCGCGGTGAAACTTACCTCTTAATGAAGCAATACACGGAAGCTCTACAAGACTTTGACCGCGCCATTGAACTTAACCCCAAACTTCACTGGGCGATCGTACATCGCGGTGAAACTTACCTCTTAATGAAGCAATACACGGAAGCTCTACAAGACTTTGACCGCGCCATTGAACTTGACCCCAAATATGCCTGGACGCTCAAATTTCGCGGTAGAACTTACCACTTAATGGAGCGTTACACGGAAGCTCTACAAGACTTTGACCGCGCCATTGAACTTAACCCCAAATTTGACTGGGCGATCGCAAATCGCGGTGAAACTTACCGCTCAAAGGAGCGTTACGCGGAAGCACTACAAGATTTTAACCGCGCCATTGAACTTGACCCCAAACATGACTGGGCGATCGCAAGTCGCGGTCAAACTTTCCTCCAGCTTAAGCAGTACAATGAAGCTCTTGCAGATTTCAATCGCGCTATTGGCTTAAAATCTCATGATGATTGGTACTTGTATGATCGCGCTTTAACTTACCTAGCTCTTAACCAAGCAAACAAAGCACAAATTGACTTAGCACTTGCTATCAAGCTTGCTAAACAGCATTACGAAAAAGATACTAAAGACTGGCGTAACACCTTTAATTTAGCCCTTTATTATTTGGCTGCTCATTACACTCAACCAGCAGAGCAATTATATCGATATACCTTATCTCAAGGTGCTTCTTTAGAGCGTATCCGTATAGCTATCCAAGACCTAAATGACTTTTTAACCGTATTCCCTAACCATGTGCAGGCTACATCCATGCGACAGTTGTTACAGTCTTCTCTAACTTAG
- a CDS encoding tubulin-like doman-containing protein — protein sequence MAAVEEKSMVPTVLVGVGGTGVEVLSRVRRLVEEVYGSLKNFPIISFFSIDTDKDYKVSNPEVAGSPLMDHEKHWASVSGKEVNDIMSNMEKYPWIESWFPKELERNIGALEAGAGQIRACGRFAFFYNYHKIRQRFIEACDRAKGHESLMLDKYDIRVNSGGLNVFVVGSISGGTGSGMLIDIGYCLRNWLKGQGSPLITAIVPMPNAFASINVGDRVLANGYAALMELSYFSDYRTEYVAKFSAGLVDEVRNKLPPFDFTYLVGTKNGESEFNLDQIREMIAQNVFLDLTSDFSPHKRSIRDNIKGAWAQADSGGRGYPKNFMSFGLSTIEIPVAQIRNSLSNRLSMDLVNWWLNDSVSLPPNVLDLVQNDILKPMRLTETELLADLSSAVDKSYVSEISGWIKSIRDEITSDNKLQCTHQNVNVLGTERGKILRFLDDYLIPKVDEYRANHLRELSPDERTHGDFLQKMYDNREQIIEKGKNAIEAEFYKIISDRNRGPKFADAFITNVRQLFANTSEKFRRELEKVWQPNETNRQQQYNAALQDINQFKNLFGLTKQAQMEKYCEEALTGLESSFIAIIQGKSRSLSLQVIERILEHLNRMEQRLTRFNQRLRQLRDNFKQKADKEADSADALKINGFKLYNREELNLLYEDMIEQLTAATQGSKSRYEIGLNQICTTMSEDVLRDTSPLWKQTRTAKQVMQLFDISQLLEINDEDFQEIVAARTQLVVKNPPQESRLKQDLKACDRLFKNFQNDPEAIRSNIRIVYQKSQPLILLSQAVLSGADAGFTPALNTKVAIVGGRNSSDPTAIKLIPYLQERVGSADSITPLGQQEQHRIVFVQEKGGFSLRCIDGIRELRQSYQDWKGQSIEAKRAQLRGENKDLPVPVHIQKEPPFWDVLPENPEVFKLVVQARALGILRLEENRRTKEKGIRYTLETVTGAENVEIASSWEEAVQVLEVLACRPDKEAIGGQVSAKLADAEQDQDKQALYDQFINYLKQREAQLEKDGGQDSPDYKRENTIIRDLITSKKLLPDNKSKPPVIQPVIPPEKPPIPNILPVEIPFVPSANVFCVECGVQNPAQSKFCCNCGTRLVKPN from the coding sequence ATGGCAGCAGTTGAAGAAAAAAGTATGGTTCCCACCGTGTTGGTGGGTGTAGGTGGTACAGGTGTAGAAGTCTTGTCACGGGTAAGAAGATTAGTAGAAGAAGTCTATGGCAGTTTGAAGAATTTTCCAATTATTAGTTTTTTTAGTATTGACACAGATAAAGATTATAAAGTAAGTAATCCAGAGGTAGCAGGATCGCCATTAATGGATCATGAAAAACATTGGGCAAGTGTCAGTGGTAAAGAAGTCAATGACATTATGTCCAATATGGAAAAGTATCCTTGGATTGAGTCTTGGTTTCCGAAAGAATTAGAGCGCAATATTGGAGCATTAGAAGCTGGTGCAGGTCAAATTCGTGCCTGTGGTCGCTTTGCCTTTTTTTATAACTATCACAAGATTAGACAACGGTTTATTGAAGCGTGCGATCGCGCCAAAGGTCACGAAAGTTTGATGTTAGACAAGTACGACATCAGAGTTAATAGTGGTGGGTTAAATGTTTTCGTCGTTGGCTCAATTTCTGGTGGTACTGGCAGTGGGATGTTGATTGACATCGGCTACTGCTTACGTAACTGGCTTAAAGGTCAAGGAAGCCCTTTAATTACAGCAATTGTCCCAATGCCTAATGCTTTTGCCAGTATTAATGTGGGCGATCGCGTTCTCGCTAATGGCTACGCTGCTCTGATGGAATTGAGTTACTTTTCTGACTACAGAACTGAGTATGTAGCTAAATTTAGCGCTGGTTTAGTGGATGAGGTTCGCAATAAATTACCTCCCTTTGACTTTACTTATTTAGTTGGCACCAAGAATGGCGAAAGTGAGTTTAATCTCGACCAAATTCGGGAAATGATTGCTCAAAATGTTTTTTTGGATCTAACCTCTGATTTTTCTCCACACAAACGTTCGATTCGAGACAACATTAAAGGAGCTTGGGCGCAGGCTGATTCAGGTGGTAGAGGCTATCCCAAAAACTTCATGAGCTTTGGTCTTTCCACAATTGAAATTCCTGTAGCTCAGATTCGCAATTCGCTATCCAATCGCCTAAGTATGGATTTAGTAAATTGGTGGCTGAATGACTCGGTGTCGCTGCCACCTAATGTTTTGGATTTGGTACAAAATGATATTCTCAAGCCAATGCGACTTACAGAAACCGAATTGCTTGCAGACCTCTCTTCGGCAGTAGATAAATCGTATGTGTCAGAAATATCTGGCTGGATTAAGAGTATTCGTGATGAAATCACCAGCGACAATAAATTGCAATGTACTCATCAAAATGTAAATGTGCTCGGCACAGAACGAGGCAAAATTCTGAGATTTCTGGATGATTATCTTATCCCCAAAGTTGATGAATATCGCGCCAATCATTTGCGAGAATTAAGCCCCGATGAACGAACACATGGTGACTTTCTCCAAAAAATGTACGATAACCGCGAACAGATTATCGAAAAAGGCAAAAACGCGATTGAGGCAGAGTTTTACAAGATCATTAGCGATCGCAATCGCGGCCCCAAATTTGCTGATGCTTTCATTACTAACGTCCGTCAGCTATTTGCCAATACTTCAGAAAAGTTCCGCCGGGAGTTAGAAAAAGTTTGGCAACCTAACGAAACTAATCGGCAACAGCAGTATAATGCCGCACTCCAAGATATTAACCAATTTAAAAATTTGTTTGGCTTAACTAAACAAGCCCAAATGGAGAAGTATTGCGAGGAAGCACTCACAGGTTTAGAAAGCAGCTTTATTGCGATCATTCAAGGCAAAAGCCGCAGTTTGTCTCTACAGGTGATTGAGCGAATTTTAGAGCATCTGAATCGCATGGAGCAGCGATTAACGCGGTTTAATCAAAGGCTGCGGCAACTACGCGATAATTTTAAACAAAAAGCTGACAAAGAAGCAGATAGCGCTGATGCTTTGAAAATTAACGGGTTTAAGCTCTATAACCGCGAAGAACTCAACCTACTTTATGAGGACATGATTGAGCAGTTAACAGCAGCCACTCAAGGTAGCAAAAGCCGCTATGAAATAGGGCTGAACCAGATTTGCACCACTATGTCGGAAGATGTTTTGCGAGATACCAGTCCTCTGTGGAAACAGACTCGCACCGCCAAACAAGTAATGCAGTTATTCGATATCAGTCAACTACTAGAAATCAATGATGAGGACTTTCAAGAAATAGTTGCCGCCAGAACCCAGTTAGTGGTCAAAAATCCTCCTCAAGAGAGCCGATTAAAGCAAGATTTAAAAGCGTGCGATCGCCTTTTCAAAAACTTCCAAAATGATCCAGAGGCAATTCGCAGCAACATCCGCATTGTTTATCAAAAATCCCAACCGCTAATCTTACTATCCCAAGCAGTTCTCTCAGGTGCAGATGCCGGGTTTACTCCCGCCTTAAATACCAAAGTTGCTATAGTGGGAGGTCGCAATAGCAGCGATCCGACTGCTATTAAACTAATTCCTTATTTACAAGAAAGAGTGGGAAGTGCCGATTCTATCACTCCTCTGGGACAACAAGAACAGCATCGGATTGTTTTTGTTCAGGAAAAAGGCGGTTTTTCACTGCGCTGTATAGATGGTATTAGAGAGTTGCGGCAATCTTATCAAGACTGGAAAGGACAATCCATTGAAGCAAAACGAGCGCAACTCAGAGGTGAAAACAAAGACCTCCCTGTTCCCGTTCATATTCAAAAAGAACCTCCTTTCTGGGATGTCTTGCCCGAAAACCCCGAAGTTTTTAAACTAGTAGTGCAAGCCAGAGCATTGGGTATTTTGCGGTTAGAAGAAAATCGCCGCACTAAAGAAAAGGGGATTCGCTACACCCTCGAAACTGTTACCGGCGCAGAGAATGTAGAAATTGCCTCTAGCTGGGAAGAAGCCGTGCAAGTATTAGAGGTGCTGGCGTGTCGCCCTGATAAAGAAGCAATTGGGGGTCAAGTTTCGGCAAAACTAGCCGATGCTGAACAAGACCAAGACAAACAAGCCTTGTACGACCAGTTCATAAACTATTTGAAGCAGCGAGAAGCACAACTAGAAAAAGATGGGGGTCAAGATAGTCCAGATTACAAACGCGAAAACACAATTATTCGGGATTTAATCACTTCTAAGAAACTGCTACCAGATAACAAAAGCAAACCCCCAGTTATTCAGCCTGTAATTCCTCCTGAGAAGCCACCAATACCAAATATTCTTCCTGTTGAAATTCCTTTTGTCCCAAGTGCAAATGTTTTCTGTGTCGAGTGTGGTGTACAAAACCCGGCTCAGTCTAAATTTTGTTGTAACTGCGGGACTCGATTAGTTAAACCTAATTGA
- a CDS encoding vWA domain-containing protein produces the protein MSRFRRSLWLYPLFQIPLIVFGVCLVATVLCSILALGRPSVAVAIALDMSSSTYEGQPFNAPNTVMAQEVAAVRSYIEQNSQQLKSPNKIQIFGFGDRVIPLTNSFTSDRQKLEAELNSDLANSNLSSQIGTGTNLNQAIDQGTKALSNIQDRCRELLLVTDGVAEVIPSVLTQAVAQKVKINAVVIGAYAPEIKSATDTTKGIYLSGESNNVQRFFKDIFFASFNSNHKWVYFWRGCTWIALMWLIILPLDKWVFQGLINLPMNFSGQLALGNALFWTVVTPLIIWQLSGLPFVSTC, from the coding sequence ATGAGCAGATTTCGTCGCAGTTTGTGGCTATATCCTTTGTTTCAGATTCCGTTAATCGTGTTCGGAGTTTGTTTAGTTGCGACTGTTTTGTGTTCAATTTTAGCGTTGGGTAGACCTAGTGTAGCAGTAGCGATCGCTCTGGATATGAGCAGCAGCACCTACGAAGGTCAGCCATTCAACGCACCTAATACTGTCATGGCTCAAGAAGTGGCGGCGGTGCGATCGTATATTGAGCAAAACTCCCAGCAATTAAAATCTCCTAACAAGATCCAGATTTTTGGGTTTGGCGATCGAGTTATCCCCTTAACTAATTCCTTCACATCAGATAGACAAAAGTTAGAAGCTGAGTTGAACTCAGACTTAGCAAACTCTAATCTGTCATCTCAGATTGGTACTGGAACAAATCTTAATCAAGCCATTGACCAAGGTACGAAAGCTCTCAGCAATATTCAAGATCGTTGCCGTGAATTATTGCTCGTCACTGATGGAGTGGCTGAGGTGATACCATCAGTTTTGACTCAGGCAGTAGCTCAGAAAGTTAAAATAAATGCTGTGGTGATAGGAGCATATGCTCCCGAAATAAAGTCAGCCACCGACACCACAAAGGGGATTTATCTATCTGGCGAATCGAATAATGTTCAAAGATTTTTTAAAGATATATTTTTTGCTAGCTTTAATAGCAATCACAAATGGGTTTATTTCTGGCGAGGTTGTACATGGATTGCTTTGATGTGGTTAATTATCCTGCCTTTAGACAAATGGGTTTTTCAAGGGTTAATCAACTTACCAATGAACTTTAGTGGTCAGTTGGCATTAGGCAACGCTTTATTTTGGACTGTTGTTACTCCCCTAATTATTTGGCAATTATCTGGCTTACCTTTTGTCTCAACTTGTTGA